TTTTGTGTAGAGATTGTATTATTTTTCTACTATCGGAAAGTAAGGAGTTAAGGAAATGTTAGCAAAGCTTACCGTGAAAAACCAGATTACCATACCCAAGAAAATCATCTCTCAGCTTAAGGATGTGAAATACTTTGACGTAGATATTAAGGACGGGCTCGTGCTCTTAAAGCCAGTCAAGGTCTTTGAG
This sequence is a window from Deltaproteobacteria bacterium. Protein-coding genes within it:
- a CDS encoding AbrB/MazE/SpoVT family DNA-binding domain-containing protein — translated: MLAKLTVKNQITIPKKIISQLKDVKYFDVDIKDGLVLLKPVKVFE